The Bombus vancouverensis nearcticus chromosome 3, iyBomVanc1_principal, whole genome shotgun sequence genomic sequence CAATATCCATCGTGCCAGCCAACGTGTTGATCATCTTTTTCtaatttactttatatgggatcaTACGACAAAAGATGATGATTCACAAACGAATCTTCCTTCTTTGTTTCTCAAGTATTATTTCTTGTAATTAAGGATAAGTAGTTCATTTGTAACCAGCTTATCACGAATAACTTGACACATTTATCGTCTGTGTTGAAAAGCACGTTAAATTCGTGAGGTTGCGCTATTGTTCGGTAGAGTGCGTGTTTAAAGACAAACACGTAGGAAGCGTGCTCGTTAGTTTACATTGTGCAACAATCGTAGTTCTTGAGAAAATGTAAATCGTTATGATTGAATGTAATATGTTATCGTAAAAATATGGAAAGTTGGGACAATCGTTGATGTCGGGTGTAACGTAAATATGTTTActtcgattaaattttttaataaatgtgGTTAATTCGTAACTCTAACCTTACAATGCGGAGACTTGTCAATCTTGCGATGCTTCTTTGTTACTTGAGCAGAAGCGTCGCAGCTATGTATTGTTATCCAGACTACTGTCAGAACgtggtaattttttattttttcaaatccTTTACAACTAGTTTCTCGAATTTCTAAATGTCTATAGTTGTTACAAAAGGTATTGACACATACTCTTTTTCCAATGAAATACCTTGTTATCAGGATCTATTGTAGTCACTGGTATCTAGGCTGAGTATTTATTATTAGGTTAAATTGTCTGTTTATTTTACAGACAAAATTAGTCGCTACTCCTGGTTTCCAATGTCTATTGACAAAAGTTCAAAGGAAAGGAGGTACGATATATTCATTAAATGCATTCAGCATCGGCTATAGTGATTAAAAGTGCGATGACTTATGTGGTGCAGCATGTATTTTTTATGTACAAGATAGGAGTCAGGAATCACGAGATAGGTATGCGAATTACTTGCTTTTCTTGTCGATAGATTGCACCAAACTCACGTTCGAAGGTTATAGTCGTTATCCAGAGGATGGCACAGCAGCCAAATTTAATTTACGTTCATACACGTATGAGGAATCTGGATATAAACTGACAGCTTTCAACTTAAGCGTTACCAATGTGGACTTTCATGGTAAGAATCATAGAGTAAAGCGATTCTATTCTGTTACTTGAAATTCTTTTCTATCGTTAAATAGGACTGGTTACACGTTATCAAAGTTTATTGGATGAGAACGAATCAGCATGTAGGTACATAGAACTTTATGGGAACGAAACCAACCCAGTACCACGGGAATTGTATATTTCTTGTCCATTTTCTGATGTATCTTACGAATCTGTTCCATACCGGTTAGATTATCTCGTAACAGGAGAAAAGTATAAGTATAGCAAAAGATATGTTTTCAATGTACCTGTCCACAGATTTATCGGTGAGTGTTTAGGCCAGATATttttcattgaaagaaaatgagCAGTCGTGTGTTTGTTCGATATTGATGGTTCCTCTTAAATTTGTCCTATCTCAGGAGAAGATGTAAGTATAAAGGAATACAGGCCATTTGTATATATAGATGTCTCCTATGCTCCTCTTCTTTCATTGCACGTGCAACCACTGCCAGAAGTGTATAATGTAACAGGGTATAAAATTTGGTTGATAAACAACGATACGGATTTCGTGAAAACGTTCAATATGACCAGTGAACAAGATTTTCGCTACAATTTTACCGCTCACACCGGCGTGTTTTATTTTAAAGTTGCTCCCATGCATTCAGAGTGTGGCGACTATGGATGCGTGAACAGCACCACGCCTTTTATCATTATACGTAAGCAAATAAAAATTTCCTATGCGCGTCTGTATTatctgaaaatattttcttgttGACGTAGTTGTTAAGCATTACGGCAATTGTATTTTTCAGAGGAAACATCTCATCGTTTATTGATCATGATTATTAGCACTGTGTGGATACCGCCAGTGATATTGTACGTCCTTTATCATCTTTACAAATTGTATAAAAAGGGTAAAATTGCAAcgtttgcaaaatatttttgtaaatacagAGTGGTCATTGAAATTTATATGTTTGCTTCGTACTCTTTTGTAGAAGTATTGAAAAGGAGAAGGATACCGAAATGTTTGTTAGTCTACTCACCGACACGACTGTCGCATATCAATGTAATGATCGAGCTGGCAAAGTATTTAAGAATTTGCGATGTTAACGCCATGATAGACATGCTCGATGTTACCGATACCACGGACAAAGTTAGTGCCAGTAACGAGACTATTTCAAACGGCTCCACGTTTTCCCACGGAAATGTTAATCTTTTGGTTTCTTATGTTCGTAACGTAGGATCCAGAATGTTGGTGCGATGCTGCGTTTCGAAACGCAGACGTCGTTCTTATCGCAACTTCTCCGCCGCCTAAGAAGCCTGCGGCATCGGCTATTTATCGAAACACCGGTAATTATCTTTTGAGACTGGTGAAAGAGAATCAGTCGGAGAAAGAAAAGCGCTATTATATCGTGCAATTGCCGTATTGTAAATCGGATGATGTACCCGAGGAAACAAGGCATTTGAGGAGACTGTCTTTACCAAAAGAGTTGCCTAAACTAGTAAAAATTATTCACAAGGTGGAGCGCGTAAAATGTTCCTCGGTATCCGACCGGGAATTTCTGGACAGCGTGAAATTAGCAAAACTCGAGATTCTGAAGGAAGATGCGAACATTGCGAAAGACGAACGAGAAACTGGTCAGTTCTTTATAGATTCGTAATCGATCGTTAATTTAGTTAGTTCGAacgtttcgtagcgtagttgaCATATTGGTGTTTTAGAAAACCTTTTAACGTTGAAAAGGACGGAAACAGCAAATAATCGGACATCAACTGTGCTGGATGATAACGCAGTGTCTCAGTCGTTTGCAACAAATATCGATGAATTAAACTTGCTCGGGGAAGGTGGAGAAGGTGAGGAAGAATGTACTCGTGAATCTTCGAAGGACGATACGTGCTCGTTTCGTATCGACGAATTGAACTTGTGACTTCGTCTCAAGTACATTCTTTATTCATAACGTTGTGAACAAATTTTACTTGCGTAAGTTAGGTAATTTTTCAAGATGTAagacttttttttatatatataccgaTTTAACTTAATAAACGCCAGTTTCTTTTTTGTTACCATACAGCTCCTCGTGTCCATTTATTGTGAGTTACGTCTTACAATTCTCCATTCGTTAAGTCAcaggtatattaaatatatatctttttacgCATGCATACATTGCACACGCGTGTATACGTTTTAACACGATATTAACGATGGTATAATGATAATAGTTGGAATTCACATGGCACGTGCCTGATCGTGCTAAGAACTAGTCGATCCATTGGAAGTAAGCAAATATACAGTGTTATATAACTAAATTTGTACTTGAACGCTTGCGTCATAAACGGCAAGTGGCTAattaatataacgaaatggaatGCGCTGCTTTGTACAAGTAAACCAAAAAGGGGTGAATTCATTCACCGAGGTATAAAAAAGCAGTCTTGTTCGAATACGATTACATCGACCAACAACTAGGATACTCAAGTTTACCGCCTCTTTGAGTGTATCGTCGAATCACCGTTTCGTGCAATTATTTAACAGACGGTTCACCATAAAGTGAATGTTAAAAGCTGGAAGCCGCTGCGAAGAAGGATTTAACTGGAAGTTTAAAAGTTTGACAattttagtaattaatattaatcattACGATCTTTCGCTTCTCGTTCGATCATTTGTTACGCGATTGATCGTGAAATTATCGGAAGGCGTTTACACAGTTAATTAAACGTTAGTCACCCTTTAGGGACGTAGCTTTCGTCAATGAGAAGCCATTTATCTAATTTGTTCTTTTTCGTTCGTTCCAATTCAATCGCTTGTTAGGACATAAATGACGAAACGAAtaggaaaatttccatcagGGTGACTAAACTGCGGTTTGCTTCGGCAATTTGAATAGCTTGGAACATCTTTCGTCGAATGCTCTGTATCGTAAAAATCCAAGAATATATAAAGCTGTAACAGGCGTCTTGAGTAGAAAGACTCGTTAATAATTTCTAGTATAAATTACACAAAGATCTGGCTGTTTACATGAAAATGTAATGTTGTATATCGATTTCCATACTATATACTATCACCGTTAGTATACCGTTCTTCAGCTCTTATCTCCTGAAGCGTCGATCTATCTATTTGGACGTATGCTATCCGCATCTTTTTCTGATTTTCTAGCGTTGCAAAGTTCATCGTCTCGTATTCTTATATGCGACACGTATGCCCgacagaaagaaaaagaaggcacaGTATCGAAGGTGTTTGTTGCTCTCGATCGTTTCAACGATCACGTTCCCGTTCGTTTCGTAATGGCATACTCGTCGTACGCTAGACGATACTCCTCTCGAACGAAGAAAAGACGCGATTTGTCTTCTCGAACCTCTagatcatcgatatttcacCCTCTGGTCTTCACGCGTCTCACTTCCTCAATTAGAGCGAGCTTCGTCGttattttcgtttctgttgGCGAAGACAAGTAGTTCTTCTACTTCTGTCTCTGTCTCCGTTTCTACTTCCGAGGATTTCTTGCCTTCCATGTCGATGTAGGATTGCGAACGTTCGTTCGTCGGCGTGGCTAGATCGTTCTCGCTGTTGCTGGTGACGCTGGTGTTTCTCAATTTGATAGGACTCTCGTAGTGATTCACGCAGAAGCTCGGCGGTGATTGATCGTTCACGTACAACTTGACGGATTCCTCGGGGAATGTTGCTACGGATTCTTGCCACAGGGCGTGGAGTTTGTCGATTTTGTCGCACTTTGTCACCGGATCGGAACACGGTTTCTCTAGATAGTTGACAACGTTCGTCCTCAAAGTATCGATTTCGTCGCCATCGTCGATGTCATCGTTACCAGAACCTGCGGTAACAAAATCGTTCGTCATACCGAAACCAGACGagacgaaacgaaacgagagatacGTACTGCATGGACTGTCCAACGCGTGAAGAGAAGCAAAATAGGCCTGATTGTGAACGGTTCTCGGATTCAGGTCCAAGTATTCGACGCTGTCCTCTAACATCTTTTCCCAATGATTGGTAAGTTCTTTGAAGGGAGGCCTCATTGCAGGTTCTTGATGCCAGCACGACATCATCAGCTTGTACCTGCGAATGGTGTACGCGTACTCACGATAACTTCCGAGTTAGAACTCGCGATGGCTACTCTTGTAAAGTCGGACTACTCACAACTGTTGCGAGCAATTCGCTGGTCTCTCCATACGGTAACCGGCTTTGAGTAAATTGTAGAGATTATGCACGTCCACTCCTGGATAAGGAGACGCGCCCAATGTGACCAGCTCCCAAAGAAGAACACCGAAACTCCAGACGTCAGACTTGCTGGTGTAGACGTGATCCGCAAGGGATTCTGGTGCCATCCATTTTACCGGCACTAGGAAAACACGTATTAAAGTATATACGTTGGATTAAACGGAGGTTTAGCTGATCGCGGATGATGCACGTTAAAACTGTCTTCGTCCTAAACCTCGAGAAGATTTACGAGCGCTAGATTTTATGCAGACGAAGAACGAACCGCGGCAAGAGGAGTCTAGTCGGTTCTAGTCGATTCGAAAGCTTTTGAAAAAAGTAACGCGCGTTAGAGAATTGAAAATATGATCAGACAAAGGAACGCGAATCTGATTATTTCTGATAGATCCAACACGATCATACAAGAGAAGACAAGAAAGTTTATATATAAATGGTACGTTATTGTCATAAAATATCATAATTTCACAAAACAGAATTATTGTATCTGACACATTTGAGCAGCGAGTAAATGTTCGTAATATACATTCCAGAGTACGTAACTGTCAGCAACACGTTGAGATATGTCCAATACAAAGGTTAGCAATATGTGCATATACACGCAAATAAATTACTTGGCAATTTTAAACTACAAAGAAGACCATGCAGCAACTCATGACAGTGAACGATAAGAAGCCTGCCCTATGCCTCCTCTGCTCCTAAGCGAATCATTTCGCCCGCTAATCGTTTTTCCAGTTCTGCGCATACCTCGTCCTTTGCTGCGCTTCAAGTACGCATCGTCTTCGTAAACGTCCCTGGTCAGGCCAAAATCCGAGATCTTGCAGACCTTCTCGGTCGCAAGCAGCACGTTCCTGGCTGCAAGATCTCTGTGAACCAACTGAACAATACGGCGAAGCGATACAGTTAGTGTGGATTTCAACGAGGTGAGAAAACGGGCTATCGCCGAGGATCAAGGGATTACCTTAATGTCGGCGAGATAGGCCATTCCTTTGCTGATCTGCCAAGCGAAGGAAAGGATGTCGCGTGGCGTGACCGTGTACATGGACCTTCCATCCGCTTCGCAGGAAACTACGTTGGATAAAGACGAACATCCACCGGCTCTAATTTCCGACTCCAAGTGTCGGCTACGCCTCAAATAATTCCTGCAAAGTTCCCGCATCCTGCGTTACACCTTGTTCAAACTGTGCGGTACTTTTACCGAATCGATAATCACTCCGTAACAAATCCCGAAAGTAGCGTTCGCACGTTTCTACATTTTCGCCATTCAGCTTCCAAATATACGATCAATGGATTCATTATAGCGTGTAATAACTATTATTGAGTTACGGTTTATTCATACTAGAACGAATCGTTCATTTACCGAATCAATTCTTTGTCTCGTGTAGTAGTACGTATGTACATTTTCACATGGATGTACATGGGAAAGGAGCGTTCAGACGATCGGTGTTATTGCCAATATTTAAGGTTTTTAATACTGTATTGACAATATATATCGATCGTCTAGAGTCTAGAGGCTCTCTCGCGTACGATAATATCGAGTACCTTAAATATTGACAACTATATCGATGTGAACGCTCCTTGAAATCACCGATTCGATCACGTTCAACATTCGATTTCGTTCTGTACATATGTACGAAGCGATTCGGCAATAAAACCGAATCTGCTCCGTTTTTTATCGTATTTGTAGCAGAGTAAACTTGGTCGTAAGAACGTGGCGCTCTTTGAACCAACGTGAATTTTGTTTCTGTTGTACAAGTAGTTTTCGATAGACATTTTACTTGAAATTTTAGGACATACGCTTACATTCCTTTCCGAAGAAACATTGTAAAAAATTTCCCCCAAAATGAATATCGTCTCCGCGCGATAGGAAAGTTGTTACGTTGAAGGTCTTCGTAATTTAGAATACGTACGTGCCGAAGAaaagtatattaattattttacaaagTACACTGCGCAGAGCTAAATGTATCAATAACGAAGAAGTTAGAAAGCCACTTATAGTTGAAGATTATAACGATACTAAAAACGCAATTGATGTCCTTGATTAGACGATGGTTGCGTGTTATTCGACCAAAAGGGAATCGAACAGAGCATATAATGTATACGTTTTGTTCGCTGTAATTGAGCGTAACTGAAATATAGACATAAACTTTAGAGACGACCATTATCTCTGGAAAAATTGGCAAATGTACAAGTAACGCCATATACGCAAGAGAGAAAACGTGTTCCGACAACATTACGTTCAAGAGAAATTCTTAAACAGAATCAAAAACAAAGTGACGTGTCTGGAAGCTATGAAAAAAGGATGATGGAACTTTTGCTGAAGAGACATTGAAACGTCGTTCTTCTGTACACaatgtaaaaaatttatttgcatCTTATTATTAAATGCAAAAAGTATAAAAGCCAAATTCTTAGTATTACAATTAAAAAATGATAATGCATGACTATGCTTATCCTGAATGTTTCCtttctatttaatattaattgaagACCTTCAACGTTACTTCAAGCGATTTTACGCTGGTTAATATCGTCGATAGGACAAAGACCTGCTACATAAGATAAAACATTAGACGCGTACATGGCTAGAAATTTAAAAGAAACCGCATAAAGAGgaatatatattgtaataatatGGAGACTGGAAGAAGCGAGTCGCGCGTTGACACGGCCGTAACGCCGCGTCGCCGCCTGTTCGTCGCCGTTTGTCTCTTCGCGTTTAAACGAGCCCGTCCCTCGTTCCGCGTTCCATGAAAATGCGAGATGCAAGAAGAATTCAATTAACGCGACGCGACGAAGGTTTTCTCGTGAAGCGGTTATCGTCCGGCGATTCTGGGCGAATCTCGTTATGCGGAATTCCATTCCGCTCCGTGGACGTGCAACAGCAAGCAAGATTACGTACTCACCGCAACGAGCCAAACTCCGCGAATTCGATGATGAGGTAGACTGGCGCTCCGGGAGTGGTGCACGCACCCAGCAACCTGATCACGTTCGGATGTTGAGCCTCTTTCAACAGTTGATACTCGGACAGCAAGTCGGCCAATTCGGATGCGCACGCGTTCTCCTTTAACGTTTTCACCGCAACAGTGGTGGCTCCTGGAATTCCACCGATGTCGATCGCTTTGGCGCGCAACACGCGGCCGAATTCTCCTTCGCCGAGCACTTGTTCGATGGTCAATCGCGCTCGTGGGAATTCCCATTTAGGATCCGGCTGGAGAAATAGTTCAACGAAAACGATTCAACGTCTCCGACGTTTCCGTTGCACCGTTTTTCTCGTTTCGTGCTTTACGATGATTTTACCGCTGGTAATGAACAATGCGCGAAGGAGCAAGGAACAAAGTCCATGAAAGTGTCAGTTAACC encodes the following:
- the LOC117154161 gene encoding uncharacterized protein LOC117154161, which encodes MWLIRNSNLTMRRLVNLAMLLCYLSRSVAAMYCYPDYCQNVTKLVATPGFQCLLTKVQRKGDCTKLTFEGYSRYPEDGTAAKFNLRSYTYEESGYKLTAFNLSVTNVDFHGLVTRYQSLLDENESACRYIELYGNETNPVPRELYISCPFSDVSYESVPYRLDYLVTGEKYKYSKRYVFNVPVHRFIGEDVSIKEYRPFVYIDVSYAPLLSLHVQPLPEVYNVTGYKIWLINNDTDFVKTFNMTSEQDFRYNFTAHTGVFYFKVAPMHSECGDYGCVNSTTPFIIIQETSHRLLIMIISTVWIPPVILYVLYHLYKLYKKEVLKRRRIPKCLLVYSPTRLSHINVMIELAKYLRICDVNAMIDMLDVTDTTDKDPECWCDAAFRNADVVLIATSPPPKKPAASAIYRNTGNYLLRLVKENQSEKEKRYYIVQLPYCKSDDVPEETRHLRRLSLPKELPKLVKIIHKVERVKCSSVSDREFLDSVKLAKLEILKEDANIAKDERETENLLTLKRTETANNRTSTVLDDNAVSQSFATNIDELNLLGEGGEGEEECTRESSKDDTCSFRIDELNL